The Nitrospirota bacterium genome contains a region encoding:
- a CDS encoding prephenate dehydrogenase/arogenate dehydrogenase family protein, with translation MSKNNMIHFNKVTIIGVGLIGGSLAKVLKGKGLAKEITGAGRGKKTLELALSTGVIDRISEGLSPSVEDADLVILASPVGAFEHIVTEIGPKLKKGAILIDVGSVKGALVKRIEAMLPAGVHYVPGHPIAGKEKHGVAEASETLFRGAKCILTPTTKTDPQALEAVKALWSAAGANVVLMDADAHDHIFAAVSHLPHAAAFAMVNTVAEFSSGPENYISFSGAGFRDFTRIAASSPEMWRDVCLLNGGNIIEMIEQYQLALDRIKKAIEHQDADKLDALFQSASGLRRGLE, from the coding sequence ATGTCCAAAAACAATATGATTCACTTCAATAAAGTCACCATCATCGGCGTTGGCCTCATTGGCGGTTCTCTGGCAAAGGTGCTGAAGGGCAAGGGCCTGGCGAAAGAGATAACGGGCGCGGGCAGGGGCAAAAAAACGCTCGAACTGGCGCTCAGCACCGGCGTGATAGACCGCATAAGCGAGGGCTTGTCACCATCGGTCGAAGACGCAGACCTGGTAATCCTCGCATCTCCAGTCGGGGCATTCGAGCACATTGTCACGGAGATCGGGCCGAAGTTGAAAAAGGGCGCGATCCTCATTGATGTGGGCAGTGTCAAGGGGGCGTTGGTCAAACGGATCGAGGCAATGCTTCCCGCCGGCGTTCACTATGTTCCCGGCCATCCTATCGCGGGCAAGGAAAAGCACGGCGTGGCAGAGGCGTCCGAGACCCTGTTTCGCGGCGCGAAATGCATCCTTACGCCGACGACAAAGACAGACCCGCAGGCGCTCGAAGCAGTGAAGGCGCTGTGGTCGGCCGCCGGTGCGAACGTGGTGTTGATGGATGCCGACGCGCACGACCATATCTTTGCCGCGGTGAGCCATCTCCCGCATGCGGCTGCATTTGCCATGGTGAACACGGTCGCTGAATTCAGCTCGGGTCCTGAGAACTACATCAGTTTCTCCGGCGCCGGATTCCGTGATTTCACCAGGATCGCGGCGAGCTCCCCGGAAATGTGGAGGGATGTCTGCCTGCTGAACGGGGGAAATATCATTGAAATGATCGAGCAGTATCAGCTCGCGCTCGACCGCATCAAAAAGGCGATCGAGCACCAGGACGCGGACAAACTTGATGCGCTGTTCCAGTCAGCGAGCGGACTCAGAAGGGGGCTGGAATAG
- the ispH gene encoding 4-hydroxy-3-methylbut-2-enyl diphosphate reductase, with the protein MEIFLADKAGFCFGVKRAINTAFKAAGTGKVYCLGPLIHNPQEVERLREAGVKTVEELSSLDPGDFLIIRSHGVPPHVLAQARAKGLQIIDLTCPFVGNAQRHAESLQKEGYQVIVIGEKKHPEVQSILGYAGENAVVVETAEDVESHTFQNRLGVVAQTTQSYSNFSEIVLKLLRLSKELKVFNTICHSTKERQDAARVLAGQVDVMLVVGGRNSANTSRLVSVCKQEGKPTYHIEVADEILPEWLKGATRVGVTAGASTPDWVLERVLERLKSGKVG; encoded by the coding sequence ATGGAAATATTTCTGGCAGACAAAGCCGGTTTCTGCTTCGGCGTGAAGCGGGCGATCAACACCGCGTTCAAGGCCGCGGGAACCGGCAAGGTGTATTGCCTCGGGCCGCTGATCCATAATCCCCAGGAGGTCGAACGGTTGCGCGAGGCGGGGGTGAAGACCGTCGAGGAGTTATCATCGCTCGACCCGGGGGATTTTCTCATCATCCGGTCACACGGGGTGCCGCCCCACGTGCTTGCCCAGGCCAGGGCCAAAGGGCTCCAGATCATCGATCTCACCTGTCCTTTCGTAGGCAATGCGCAGCGCCATGCCGAGTCGCTTCAGAAAGAAGGCTATCAGGTGATCGTCATCGGAGAGAAGAAGCATCCCGAGGTGCAGAGTATTCTCGGCTATGCCGGCGAGAACGCGGTTGTGGTGGAGACGGCGGAGGATGTGGAAAGCCATACATTTCAAAACCGACTGGGTGTTGTCGCCCAGACAACGCAATCGTATAGCAATTTTTCGGAAATTGTGTTAAAGTTGTTACGTCTTTCCAAAGAATTAAAGGTCTTTAACACCATTTGCCATTCAACAAAAGAACGCCAGGATGCCGCGCGTGTTCTTGCCGGGCAGGTTGATGTCATGCTGGTGGTGGGCGGACGCAACAGCGCCAATACGAGCAGGCTGGTCTCGGTATGCAAACAGGAAGGGAAGCCGACCTATCATATCGAGGTGGCCGATGAGATCCTGCCCGAGTGGCTGAAGGGCGCAACCAGGGTGGGAGTCACTGCCGGTGCGTCCACGCCTGACTGGGTGCTGGAGCGTGTGCTGGAAAGATTAAAGAGCGGAAAGGTCGGTTGA
- the pheA gene encoding prephenate dehydratase, whose product MSKQKIQALRKKIDEIDEKLVDMLNERARHVIEVGDIKKAEKLDFHSPSREQEILERLTARNKGPFPQDTLRAVYREILSSSLSLERPLKVAYLGPRATFTHMAGMQQFGLAAQYVPVESIRDVFNEVERGRADYGVVPIENSSSGAVIYTLDMFIDSDLKISAEIMLEVSQHLLNKSGKLEDIKKIYTIAPAAAQCRQWLEKNLSNVPVLDAPSTARAAEMASDDSTVGAIASEMAAVLYGLQIAGKKIEDNTSNITRFLVIAPKSPGKTGRDKTSIMFSIKDKVGALYAMLAPFAESGINLNRLDARPSGRKVWDYVFFLDMEGHIEDEKVAAAIERLRQDCMFLKVLGSYPKSG is encoded by the coding sequence ATGTCTAAACAGAAAATACAAGCCCTTCGTAAGAAGATCGACGAGATCGACGAAAAACTGGTCGATATGCTGAATGAGCGCGCCCGGCATGTCATCGAGGTAGGGGACATCAAAAAAGCCGAGAAGCTCGACTTTCACTCTCCGTCACGGGAGCAGGAGATCCTTGAACGCCTCACTGCCCGCAACAAGGGGCCGTTCCCCCAGGATACCCTGCGGGCGGTGTATCGCGAGATCCTTTCTTCATCCCTTTCGCTCGAGCGTCCGCTTAAAGTTGCATATCTTGGCCCCCGGGCCACGTTTACCCACATGGCTGGAATGCAGCAGTTCGGTCTTGCCGCTCAGTATGTACCGGTGGAGAGCATCAGGGACGTGTTCAATGAGGTGGAGCGCGGCCGGGCGGACTACGGTGTGGTTCCTATTGAAAATTCCTCGTCAGGAGCGGTGATCTATACCCTCGACATGTTCATCGACTCGGACCTCAAGATATCGGCCGAGATCATGCTCGAGGTGTCGCAGCACCTTCTGAACAAATCGGGCAAGCTCGAGGACATTAAGAAGATATATACGATCGCCCCCGCGGCGGCTCAGTGCAGGCAGTGGCTCGAAAAAAACCTGTCCAACGTGCCGGTCCTGGATGCGCCGAGTACGGCCAGGGCAGCGGAAATGGCTTCGGACGATTCAACAGTCGGGGCGATCGCCAGCGAGATGGCGGCGGTGCTCTATGGGCTTCAGATCGCGGGGAAAAAGATCGAGGACAACACCAGCAATATCACACGGTTTCTGGTCATCGCCCCGAAATCTCCGGGGAAAACAGGCCGCGACAAGACCTCGATCATGTTCTCCATCAAGGACAAGGTGGGCGCGCTCTATGCCATGCTCGCACCCTTTGCCGAGAGCGGCATCAACCTGAACAGACTGGATGCCCGTCCGTCGGGACGGAAGGTCTGGGATTATGTGTTCTTTCTGGACATGGAGGGCCACATCGAGGACGAGAAGGTCGCGGCGGCGATCGAACGCCTGCGGCAGGACTGCATGTTCCTGAAGGTGCTGGGCTCGTATCCGAAAAGCGGATGA
- the cmk gene encoding (d)CMP kinase produces the protein MRKNRLVIAIDGPSGAGKSTVARILAQRLGYIYIDTGAMYRSIGWKAQKERLDPTDENALADLCRRTEVTIKKDNSDPRFYVDGTDVTGEIRTPEMGMMASAVSKSPAVRARLLTLQRDLGKNGGVVMDGRDIGTVVFPDADWKFFLEASAEERGKRRYLELKEKGMDVDLARITQEIRNRDDQDTGRSIAPLRKAEDALLIDSSILSIDQVVDRMLNEIRKVKN, from the coding sequence ATGAGAAAAAACAGATTAGTCATTGCCATTGATGGTCCATCGGGTGCAGGCAAGAGCACTGTGGCCCGGATCCTGGCCCAGCGACTTGGATACATCTACATCGACACCGGTGCAATGTATCGCTCCATCGGATGGAAAGCGCAGAAAGAGCGGCTCGATCCAACTGATGAGAATGCGCTTGCGGACCTGTGCAGGCGGACCGAGGTGACGATCAAGAAAGACAACAGCGATCCGCGGTTTTATGTGGACGGCACTGACGTGACCGGTGAGATCCGTACGCCCGAGATGGGGATGATGGCGTCCGCAGTTTCCAAATCGCCCGCGGTCCGTGCCCGGCTGCTTACGCTGCAGCGGGACCTCGGCAAGAACGGCGGCGTGGTGATGGACGGCAGGGACATCGGCACCGTCGTGTTCCCTGATGCCGATTGGAAGTTTTTTCTGGAGGCGAGCGCGGAGGAACGGGGGAAGCGCCGTTACCTTGAACTGAAGGAAAAGGGCATGGACGTTGATCTTGCACGGATCACGCAGGAGATCAGGAACCGCGACGATCAGGACACCGGGCGTTCGATTGCGCCGCTCCGGAAGGCCGAGGACGCACTCCTGATCGATTCGAGTATTTTGAGCATCGACCAGGTCGTGGACAGGATGCTGAATGAAATCAGGAAAGTGAAGAATTAA
- a CDS encoding EAL domain-containing protein, which translates to MKRKIILSLLTVFLFSALGGAFATLYIRNTNATLSSLINLYEIEGHRKDLVIATQTVQSDLHIAHTRLGHQSDLIAKNVTSLEQAAQRCSTCHHAPEIAGQIERVQSLIVDYRNALSKYITASANTQQSNKLKLDAAAIGNELLVRTEGMSRQASNRLEHLTQDAMQKMRRAGVILAATLVLTFVLAVMVVVNLTRAISKPINTLVNATRMIAGGDLGYTIAFKDKAEFGELDSHFNAMSLSLKNGYAELEEEIKERKQTEEALKTSEAFLNTIFDSIQDPFCIIDRDYRIIRANEAYAQLKYKKLDDLIGKNCFETLLKRDRVCDDCIVQKTFASADSCAKEKEVHSLDGTRTWVAIHTYPIVDREGEVSHVIEYTQDITERKRAEEALRVSEERYALAARGANDGLWDWDLRTNMIYYSFRWKSMLGYDEKNISGFPEEWFRRVHPDDRGEVEAKIAAHLSGRSDHFESEYRIMHKDGMYRWVLNRGLAIRGQDGHAYRMAGSQTDITSKKTVDEQLVYNAFHDALTGLPNRALFMDRLQHIITVSKRRANEVYAVLFLDMDRFKIINDSLGHTVGDQILVVMGQKLSECLRPGDTVARLGGDEFAVLLHNINEVKDAIEVAERVHQKLSAPLVVKGHEVFSSVSIGIAMSAEHYERPEQVLRDADIAMYQAKARGSACHEIFDPKMHANILDRLQLEADMRGALDHKEFILFYQPIIDLKSHKLVAFEALVRWNHPTRGLIYPLDFIPMAEENGLINTIGEWILRESCRELRILQERYPKQPPLKMSVNISGKQFTQRDLASKVSAIIMETGIDAHTLALEITESMIMDNVDLAVETMTQLRSMGIHIHIDDFGTGYSSLSYLHRFPIDAIKIDRTFINKLSADGKNKEIIQSILSLASSMHFDVIAEGVEMNHQLVNMQNMKCQFGQGFLISVPMEPGSIDAWVEAEKLKK; encoded by the coding sequence ATGAAGCGGAAGATCATTCTGTCCCTGCTTACGGTCTTTTTATTCTCCGCTCTGGGGGGTGCATTCGCCACCCTGTACATTAGGAACACCAATGCCACGCTCAGCAGCCTGATTAACCTCTATGAGATCGAAGGCCACAGAAAAGACCTCGTCATAGCAACTCAGACGGTTCAGTCCGATCTCCATATTGCTCATACCAGGCTCGGCCACCAGTCCGATCTTATTGCGAAAAACGTCACCAGCCTCGAACAGGCAGCGCAACGTTGTTCCACCTGCCACCATGCACCTGAGATCGCCGGGCAGATCGAGCGCGTCCAGTCGCTTATTGTCGATTACCGGAACGCATTGAGCAAATACATCACCGCATCGGCGAACACCCAGCAGAGCAACAAACTGAAGCTTGATGCCGCGGCCATCGGCAACGAGCTCCTGGTCAGGACCGAGGGCATGTCCCGGCAGGCAAGCAACAGACTCGAGCATCTGACACAGGACGCAATGCAGAAGATGAGACGGGCAGGGGTGATTCTTGCGGCGACCCTGGTCCTGACCTTTGTCCTTGCCGTCATGGTCGTCGTGAATCTGACCCGGGCAATTTCCAAACCAATCAATACGCTGGTCAATGCAACGCGGATGATCGCAGGGGGAGACCTCGGCTACACGATCGCGTTTAAGGACAAGGCCGAGTTCGGAGAGCTCGACTCACACTTCAATGCCATGAGCCTTTCGCTCAAGAACGGCTACGCAGAACTTGAGGAGGAGATCAAGGAGCGTAAACAGACCGAGGAGGCTTTGAAGACGTCCGAGGCTTTTCTTAATACCATCTTTGACAGCATCCAGGATCCCTTCTGCATCATCGACCGCGACTACCGGATCATTCGGGCGAACGAGGCGTACGCGCAGTTGAAGTACAAAAAACTCGATGATCTGATCGGCAAAAACTGCTTCGAAACACTGCTGAAGCGGGACCGTGTCTGTGATGACTGTATTGTCCAGAAGACGTTCGCATCCGCAGATTCCTGCGCCAAGGAAAAAGAAGTGCATTCCTTGGACGGAACAAGAACCTGGGTCGCGATCCATACCTATCCGATCGTTGACCGTGAGGGGGAGGTTTCACACGTTATTGAGTACACGCAGGATATCACGGAACGGAAACGGGCCGAGGAGGCGTTGCGCGTAAGCGAAGAACGGTATGCCCTGGCTGCCCGCGGCGCGAACGACGGGTTGTGGGACTGGGACCTTCGGACCAACATGATCTATTACTCCTTCCGGTGGAAATCGATGCTTGGGTATGACGAGAAGAATATAAGCGGCTTCCCGGAAGAATGGTTTCGCAGGGTCCATCCCGACGATCGTGGAGAAGTCGAAGCCAAGATCGCCGCCCACCTCAGCGGACGGAGCGACCATTTTGAAAGCGAGTACCGGATCATGCACAAGGACGGGATGTACCGCTGGGTGCTCAACCGGGGGCTGGCGATAAGGGGTCAGGATGGCCATGCGTATCGAATGGCCGGTTCCCAGACGGATATCACGTCGAAAAAAACAGTGGACGAGCAGCTGGTATATAATGCTTTTCACGACGCCCTGACGGGGCTGCCGAACCGGGCCCTCTTCATGGACCGGCTTCAGCACATCATCACCGTGTCAAAGCGCCGCGCCAACGAGGTCTACGCGGTACTTTTCCTTGACATGGACCGGTTCAAGATAATCAATGACAGCCTCGGCCATACGGTGGGTGACCAGATTCTGGTCGTCATGGGGCAGAAGTTGTCGGAGTGCCTTCGTCCGGGAGATACGGTCGCGCGCCTTGGCGGGGACGAATTCGCCGTGCTTCTGCATAACATCAATGAAGTGAAGGACGCCATTGAGGTGGCCGAACGTGTTCATCAGAAACTGTCGGCGCCGCTCGTGGTCAAGGGACACGAGGTGTTCTCGTCCGTGAGCATCGGCATCGCCATGAGCGCCGAGCACTACGAGCGGCCTGAACAGGTGCTGCGCGATGCGGACATCGCCATGTACCAGGCAAAGGCGCGGGGCAGCGCGTGCCACGAGATCTTCGACCCCAAGATGCATGCGAACATCCTGGACCGGCTTCAGCTCGAGGCCGATATGCGCGGGGCACTGGACCACAAGGAGTTTATCCTCTTCTATCAACCCATAATCGACCTGAAGTCACACAAGTTGGTCGCGTTCGAGGCCCTGGTACGGTGGAACCATCCCACGCGGGGCCTCATCTATCCCCTGGACTTCATCCCCATGGCCGAGGAGAACGGTTTGATCAACACCATCGGCGAGTGGATCCTCCGGGAGTCCTGCCGGGAACTGCGAATACTCCAGGAACGGTATCCCAAGCAGCCTCCGCTCAAGATGAGCGTCAATATTTCGGGCAAACAATTCACTCAGCGCGACCTCGCAAGCAAAGTGTCCGCCATCATCATGGAGACCGGGATCGATGCGCACACCCTTGCGCTCGAGATAACGGAGAGCATGATCATGGACAACGTCGACCTGGCGGTGGAGACGATGACCCAGTTGAGGAGCATGGGCATCCATATTCACATTGATGATTTCGGTACCGGCTATTCCTCGCTGAGTTATCTGCACCGCTTCCCGATCGACGCTATCAAGATCGACCGGACGTTCATCAACAAGCTCTCCGCTGACGGCAAGAACAAGGAGATCATTCAGTCGATCCTCTCGCTGGCCTCCAGCATGCACTTTGACGTGATCGCAGAAGGCGTGGAAATGAACCATCAGTTGGTGAATATGCAGAACATGAAGTGCCAGTTCGGGCAGGGATTCCTGATCTCAGTGCCCATGGAACCGGGTTCCATCGACGCCTGGGTGGAGGCTGAAAAGCTTAAGAAGTGA
- the hisC gene encoding histidinol-phosphate transaminase, with amino-acid sequence MINVAENIRSISPYVPGKPIEELERELGISGSIKLASNENPLGPSPKAVAAIKKAVEGLNRYPDGSGFYLSQALAAKYGVGLNQIILGNGSNELIELVVRTFVQPGDEIISADPSFVVYKMITQAGGGTNVIVPCKDMRHDLDAMAGRITPKTRIVFIANPNNPTGTMNTRAEMDRFMNRVPDHVIVALDEAYFEYVTHADYPDSLDYLKAGKNVLSLRTFSKIYGLAGLRIGYGITTPEIAELMNKVRQPFNTNSLAQIGALAALADRKHVEKSIAINNEGKQFLYQTFQRLGISYIPTEANFIMFETRLDGRELYATLLKQGVIIRPMGGNRLRVTIGLPEENKRFVSELEKSIAQRV; translated from the coding sequence ATGATCAACGTTGCGGAAAACATCAGGAGCATTTCCCCCTATGTTCCGGGCAAACCAATCGAGGAACTGGAGCGCGAGCTGGGGATCAGCGGCAGTATCAAGCTGGCCTCGAACGAGAATCCCCTGGGGCCCTCGCCAAAAGCTGTTGCGGCGATCAAAAAAGCTGTTGAAGGGTTGAACCGGTATCCCGACGGCAGCGGATTTTACCTTTCCCAGGCGCTTGCCGCGAAGTACGGGGTCGGACTCAACCAGATCATCCTCGGCAACGGTTCGAACGAACTGATCGAGCTTGTGGTGCGCACGTTCGTTCAGCCCGGGGACGAGATCATTTCGGCTGATCCGTCCTTTGTGGTGTACAAGATGATCACCCAGGCCGGGGGCGGAACGAACGTCATCGTTCCCTGCAAGGATATGCGGCATGACCTCGATGCCATGGCAGGGCGGATCACGCCAAAGACCAGGATCGTTTTTATCGCCAACCCGAACAATCCCACCGGCACCATGAACACCAGGGCGGAGATGGACCGCTTCATGAACCGGGTCCCGGACCACGTGATCGTGGCACTGGATGAAGCCTATTTCGAATATGTTACTCACGCCGATTATCCTGATTCCCTGGATTATCTGAAGGCGGGAAAGAACGTTCTGTCGCTGCGGACGTTCTCGAAGATCTACGGGCTTGCCGGACTTCGCATCGGTTACGGCATCACGACCCCGGAGATCGCGGAGCTGATGAACAAGGTGCGGCAGCCGTTTAACACAAATTCGCTGGCCCAGATCGGCGCCCTGGCGGCGCTTGCCGACCGGAAACATGTTGAAAAGTCGATCGCGATCAATAATGAGGGGAAACAGTTCCTGTATCAGACCTTCCAGCGGCTCGGCATATCGTATATCCCCACTGAAGCCAATTTCATCATGTTCGAGACCCGGCTCGACGGCAGGGAGCTCTATGCCACGCTCCTGAAGCAGGGTGTGATCATCCGGCCCATGGGCGGCAACAGGCTACGCGTTACGATCGGACTGCCGGAAGAGAACAAGCGGTTCGTGAGCGAGCTGGAAAAGAGCATAGCGCAGAGGGTCTAA
- the aroA gene encoding 3-phosphoshikimate 1-carboxyvinyltransferase, with protein MSDLRIQPSSGIHGELSLPGDKSISHRSVLIASIAEGDTHISGFLTGEDTQNTAKAMQAMGIAIEGLGTERLVVHGKGLDGLSEPPSVLDLGNSGTGMRLLAGLLAGQDFFSVLTGDQYLRKRPMARIVEPLQRMGAKIDGRSGGKLAPLAIRGGGKTLRSIEHASPVASAQVKSAILLAGLYADGETTVNEPSKSRDHTERMFRFFGVEVRERGTAVTVQGRQRLRATGPIVIPSDISSAAFFMVAASLVPGSDLLIKNVGINPTRTGVIDVLIAMGADIALESQREQAGEPVADIRVRHRKLHGVQIHGEMIPRLIDEIPVLAVAASYAEGKTIIKDAAELRVKESDRIATIAAELRTMGATIVEFPDGMEIIGRDSLNGAICDSHGDHRIAMSIAVAGLAARGDTVVRDTDWIETSFPGFERLLRQAAYS; from the coding sequence ATGTCCGATCTCCGCATACAACCGTCGAGCGGAATCCACGGCGAGCTTTCCCTGCCGGGAGATAAATCGATCTCCCACCGGTCCGTGCTGATCGCATCCATTGCCGAAGGCGACACGCATATCTCCGGTTTTCTCACCGGAGAAGATACCCAGAATACGGCGAAAGCCATGCAGGCAATGGGTATCGCAATCGAGGGTCTGGGGACAGAGCGCCTCGTTGTGCACGGCAAGGGTCTGGACGGCCTTTCAGAGCCCCCGAGCGTGCTTGATCTCGGCAACTCCGGCACCGGCATGAGGCTCCTGGCGGGTTTGCTTGCAGGACAGGATTTTTTCTCCGTTCTGACTGGCGACCAGTACCTGAGGAAGCGTCCCATGGCCAGGATCGTTGAGCCGCTCCAACGGATGGGCGCGAAGATCGACGGCCGATCCGGCGGCAAGCTTGCGCCACTTGCCATCAGGGGAGGGGGCAAAACCCTTCGATCCATCGAGCATGCAAGTCCTGTCGCAAGCGCCCAGGTCAAGTCGGCAATCCTTCTCGCCGGACTGTACGCGGATGGCGAGACCACGGTGAACGAACCATCAAAGTCCCGTGACCACACCGAGCGTATGTTCCGGTTCTTCGGCGTGGAGGTCAGAGAGCGGGGGACCGCGGTGACCGTGCAAGGGCGGCAGCGTTTGCGCGCCACCGGGCCGATCGTTATCCCGTCCGACATATCGTCGGCCGCCTTCTTTATGGTTGCTGCTTCCCTTGTGCCGGGCTCGGACCTGCTGATAAAGAACGTGGGAATAAATCCTACGCGCACCGGCGTCATCGACGTCCTCATTGCGATGGGAGCCGACATCGCGCTCGAGAGCCAGCGTGAGCAGGCAGGCGAACCGGTGGCTGATATCCGGGTACGCCACCGGAAACTTCACGGTGTTCAGATCCACGGGGAGATGATCCCCCGGCTCATCGATGAGATCCCGGTGCTGGCCGTGGCCGCGTCCTATGCGGAAGGAAAGACAATCATCAAGGATGCCGCAGAACTTCGGGTGAAGGAGTCCGACCGCATAGCGACCATTGCCGCGGAGCTTCGTACCATGGGCGCGACGATCGTCGAGTTTCCTGACGGGATGGAGATTATTGGCAGAGACTCGCTCAACGGGGCCATCTGTGACAGCCACGGCGACCATCGAATTGCAATGTCCATAGCCGTGGCAGGGCTGGCGGCAAGAGGCGATACCGTGGTACGCGATACGGACTGGATTGAAACATCGTTCCCTGGTTTTGAGCGGCTGCTGAGGCAAGCGGCATATTCGTAA
- the aroF gene encoding 3-deoxy-7-phosphoheptulonate synthase, with amino-acid sequence MIIVVKPDATPEQIDHIIKKIKDYGLQAHVSKGTERTIIGAIGDEAILQSVPLEAIPGVEKVLPILKPFKLASLEFRREKTVISVGGQEIGGARIAVMAGPCAVENRTLMIEIAKECKSAGANFIRGGAFKPRTSPYAFQGLEEEGLKYLAEARERTGLPIVTEVMDPRDIELIARYADVLQIGARNMQNFRLLKEVGMCKKPVLLKRGISATIKEWLMSAEYIMAGGNHQVILCERGIRTYETATRNTLDLSAVPVLKQMTHLPVIVDPSHAVGKWDLVAPMAKAAVAAGADGLIIEVHSNPEEALCDGEQSLKPKSFKQLMDELRLIAKAVGREI; translated from the coding sequence ATGATCATCGTCGTCAAGCCAGATGCGACTCCTGAGCAGATCGATCACATTATAAAAAAGATCAAGGACTACGGCCTTCAGGCCCATGTATCAAAGGGCACGGAAAGGACGATCATCGGTGCAATCGGCGACGAGGCTATCCTTCAGAGCGTGCCGCTCGAGGCCATCCCCGGCGTTGAAAAGGTGCTCCCGATCCTGAAGCCTTTCAAGCTGGCGAGTTTGGAGTTCCGGCGAGAGAAGACCGTCATCAGCGTCGGCGGGCAGGAGATCGGCGGCGCACGGATTGCGGTCATGGCCGGACCATGTGCTGTTGAGAACAGGACCCTTATGATCGAGATCGCGAAAGAGTGTAAGAGCGCCGGGGCTAATTTTATCCGTGGCGGCGCGTTCAAGCCGCGGACCTCGCCTTACGCGTTCCAGGGTCTTGAGGAAGAAGGGCTCAAATATCTTGCCGAAGCCCGCGAGCGGACCGGGCTTCCCATTGTGACCGAGGTTATGGACCCCCGGGACATCGAGCTGATCGCCCGGTATGCCGACGTGCTCCAGATCGGCGCCCGGAACATGCAGAATTTCCGGCTGCTCAAGGAAGTGGGGATGTGCAAGAAACCGGTGCTCCTGAAGCGCGGCATCTCCGCCACGATCAAGGAATGGCTTATGTCCGCCGAGTATATCATGGCCGGCGGCAACCATCAGGTGATCCTGTGCGAGCGCGGCATCCGCACCTATGAGACGGCAACGCGGAACACGCTCGATCTTTCCGCCGTGCCCGTGCTGAAGCAGATGACGCACCTGCCGGTCATTGTCGACCCGAGCCATGCGGTCGGAAAGTGGGACCTGGTGGCGCCCATGGCAAAGGCGGCTGTCGCAGCCGGCGCGGACGGCCTCATCATTGAAGTGCATTCCAATCCCGAAGAGGCGCTCTGCGACGGAGAACAATCCCTGAAACCCAAGAGCTTCAAACAGCTTATGGATGAGTTGAGGCTGATCGCGAAAGCAGTGGGACGTGAGATATAA